A single Micromonospora luteifusca DNA region contains:
- the ccsB gene encoding c-type cytochrome biogenesis protein CcsB, which produces MSALSDNLVTFAILAYLVAMIGHAVEYALGNARTRTAVAAPVRELVGAGGPVPTPSAPVPPSKANGRSNGRARLAGLIAVGATAVAAVLHLAALVTRGLAADRMPWGNMYEFVLTVTFIGVAAWLVVLWKRPSLRKLGLFLTLVMVLLVATAELVLYVPIVPLVPALNSYWFVIHVSTIVFASGIFLLGVVPAVGFLLRNGYEQGKGSFPYSLAKRLPGAVGLERLTFALHAFAFPIFTFAVIAGAIWAEAAWGRPWGWDPKETWAFISWVVYAGYLHARATPSVKRNVATLLAVLGFLTMLMNLFGVNIFFTGLHSYGGLS; this is translated from the coding sequence ATGTCCGCACTCTCCGACAATCTGGTGACCTTCGCGATCCTGGCGTACCTGGTCGCGATGATCGGTCATGCCGTGGAGTACGCGTTGGGCAACGCGCGTACCCGAACCGCCGTGGCGGCTCCGGTCCGTGAGCTGGTGGGTGCCGGCGGTCCCGTTCCGACGCCGTCCGCGCCGGTGCCGCCGTCGAAGGCGAACGGTCGGTCGAACGGGCGGGCCCGACTCGCGGGCCTGATCGCGGTGGGTGCCACCGCTGTCGCTGCCGTGCTGCACCTGGCGGCGCTGGTCACTCGGGGTCTCGCCGCGGACCGGATGCCCTGGGGCAACATGTACGAGTTCGTGCTCACGGTGACGTTCATCGGGGTCGCCGCGTGGCTGGTGGTGCTCTGGAAGCGGCCGTCGCTGCGTAAGCTCGGGCTGTTCCTGACCCTGGTGATGGTGCTGCTGGTCGCCACCGCCGAGCTGGTCCTGTACGTGCCGATCGTGCCGTTGGTGCCGGCACTGAACTCGTACTGGTTCGTCATCCACGTCTCGACCATCGTCTTCGCGTCCGGCATCTTCCTGCTCGGTGTGGTGCCGGCGGTCGGGTTCCTGCTGCGCAACGGGTACGAGCAGGGCAAGGGGAGCTTCCCGTACTCCCTGGCCAAGCGCCTGCCCGGTGCGGTCGGCCTGGAGCGGCTGACCTTCGCGCTGCACGCCTTCGCGTTCCCGATCTTCACCTTCGCGGTGATCGCCGGTGCCATCTGGGCCGAGGCGGCGTGGGGTCGGCCGTGGGGTTGGGACCCGAAGGAGACCTGGGCGTTCATCTCCTGGGTCGTGTACGCCGGTTACCTGCACGCCCGGGCCACGCCCAGCGTCAAGCGGAACGTGGCCACCTTGCTCGCGGTGCTCGGCTTCCTCACCATGCTGATGAACCTGTTCGGCGTGAACATCTTCTTCACCGGCCTGCACTCGTACGGCGGGCTGAGCTGA
- a CDS encoding carboxymuconolactone decarboxylase family protein has translation MSVFTAHTADTAPTAARRAIEGVRGRFGWLPTPVALMAESPQLLAGFLTASAGFEQTDLAPLEREVVILAVSTSHECHFCVALHTGKITQLGATTELITALRAGGPLPEPRLEALRRFTLAVLEHRGAVPDDELDDFLAAGYQPRHALDVVLGVGAYTISTFANRLTRAPLDPPLAAHAWAPAA, from the coding sequence GTGTCCGTCTTCACCGCACACACCGCCGACACCGCGCCCACCGCCGCCCGTCGCGCCATCGAGGGAGTGCGCGGGCGGTTCGGCTGGCTGCCCACCCCGGTGGCGCTGATGGCCGAATCGCCGCAGTTGCTCGCCGGCTTCCTCACCGCCAGCGCGGGCTTCGAGCAGACCGACCTGGCACCGCTGGAGCGGGAGGTGGTCATCCTGGCGGTCTCCACCAGTCACGAATGCCATTTCTGCGTCGCCCTGCACACCGGCAAGATCACCCAGCTCGGTGCGACCACCGAGCTGATCACCGCGTTGCGCGCCGGCGGGCCCCTGCCCGAGCCACGGCTGGAGGCGCTGCGCCGGTTCACGCTGGCCGTGCTGGAGCACCGGGGCGCGGTGCCCGACGACGAGTTGGATGACTTCCTGGCCGCGGGCTACCAGCCTCGGCACGCGCTGGACGTGGTGCTCGGTGTCGGGGCGTACACCATCTCGACCTTCGCCAACCGGCTCACCCGCGCCCCGCTCGACCCGCCCCTGGCCGCCCACGCCTGGGCACCCGCCGCCTGA
- a CDS encoding alpha/beta fold hydrolase, producing MGEARVPEGFTEQRAQVGEVMINYVRGGQGPTLVLLHGYPQCWYMWRSLLPALARHFEVVAPDLRGFGGSDAPGGGYDKKTVAADLHGLLDQLGLTGDLRLVGHDLGTMVAYAYAAAHPDRVRRLVLSEAPIPDEDVYTLPALTSAGPGVWNFGFFSLGNGLPEQVVTGREVLWVDRFTDALMVRKGSIAAAGVEEYASHLRDPAHLRASFGYFRAFGQDIADNVAYRGTRLTMPVLAIGASASLGAKLAEQVGRYAETVRGEVVEDCGHWLYEERPEEMLALLCDFLLPE from the coding sequence ATGGGCGAGGCACGGGTTCCGGAGGGCTTCACCGAACAGCGGGCGCAGGTCGGTGAAGTCATGATCAACTACGTCCGTGGCGGGCAGGGACCGACGCTCGTGCTGCTGCACGGTTATCCGCAGTGCTGGTACATGTGGCGATCTCTGCTGCCGGCGCTCGCGCGGCACTTCGAGGTGGTGGCGCCCGACCTGCGCGGCTTCGGCGGCAGCGATGCCCCGGGCGGCGGCTACGACAAGAAGACCGTAGCCGCCGACCTGCACGGGCTGCTCGACCAACTCGGCCTGACCGGGGACCTCCGGCTGGTCGGGCACGACCTGGGGACGATGGTGGCGTACGCGTACGCCGCCGCCCACCCCGACCGGGTGCGCCGCCTGGTGCTCAGTGAGGCGCCGATCCCCGACGAGGACGTCTACACGCTTCCGGCGCTCACCTCCGCCGGGCCGGGGGTGTGGAACTTCGGCTTCTTCTCGCTCGGCAACGGCCTGCCGGAACAGGTGGTCACCGGACGCGAGGTGCTCTGGGTGGACAGGTTCACCGACGCCCTGATGGTGCGCAAGGGCAGCATCGCGGCAGCGGGCGTCGAGGAGTACGCGAGCCACCTGCGTGACCCGGCGCACCTGCGGGCCAGCTTCGGCTACTTCCGGGCTTTCGGACAGGACATCGCCGACAACGTGGCGTACCGGGGCACGAGGCTGACCATGCCGGTGCTGGCGATCGGCGCGTCCGCCAGCCTCGGGGCGAAGCTGGCCGAGCAGGTCGGCAGGTACGCCGAGACGGTTCGGGGTGAAGTGGTCGAGGACTGCGGGCACTGGCTGTACGAGGAACGGCCCGAGGAGATGCTCGCCCTGCTGTGTGACTTCCTCCTGCCGGAATGA
- a CDS encoding MarR family winged helix-turn-helix transcriptional regulator: protein MASADPARPGFQLPLLLLAGFRTLIDDLHAELAREGHPELRPLHGFVLQAVGVDGTTATELGQRLGISKQAAGKTVDRLVAVGYLERIDDPRDARRRLVRVTPRGADGLRRSAEIFDRLRERWAETLGPERVDALEDDLRTMAAANWFRLDVPGWFGG, encoded by the coding sequence GTGGCAAGCGCTGACCCCGCGCGTCCCGGCTTCCAGTTGCCGCTCCTGCTGCTGGCCGGCTTCCGGACGCTGATCGACGACCTGCACGCCGAGCTGGCCCGGGAGGGTCATCCGGAGCTGCGACCGTTGCACGGCTTCGTGCTCCAGGCCGTGGGGGTGGACGGCACCACCGCCACCGAGCTGGGCCAGCGGCTGGGCATCTCCAAGCAGGCCGCCGGCAAGACGGTCGACCGGCTGGTCGCCGTCGGCTACCTGGAGCGGATCGACGATCCCCGGGACGCCCGCCGCCGACTGGTCCGGGTGACACCGCGCGGCGCCGACGGGTTACGCCGCTCGGCGGAGATCTTCGATCGGCTGCGCGAGCGCTGGGCCGAGACCCTGGGCCCGGAACGGGTCGACGCCCTTGAGGACGACCTGCGCACGATGGCCGCCGCCAACTGGTTCCGCCTCGACGTGCCGGGCTGGTTCGGCGGCTGA